Genomic segment of Syntrophales bacterium:
CGCATAACTTGCCAGCTCTCGCGCGAATACATCAGAGTTTGAGGTTTCACCCGGATGAAATCTTAAATTCTCAAGAAGAAGAATGTCTCCCTGTTCCATTTCACCAATCATGCTTTTAACGTTGTCGCCTATGCAATCATCGGCCATCTGTACCGGCTTACCAAGCAGGCGTGACAGCCTTTTTCTCACGGGAGCAAGGCTCAACCTTTTAATAACTTCACCTTCTGGCCTCCCAAGATGAGACATAATGATTACCTTTGCATGCTCATCCAGTGCATAATTGATAGTGGGGAGTACAGCCCTTATCCTCGTATCATCAACAATGTTTAAATCACTATCCAGAGGAACATTAAAATCGAACCTGAAGAGTACTCTTTTCCCCTTTATATCTATTTCATCTATAAATTTCATTGGGTCTCCTCATCCTTATTATTGAAAACATTAAAAAACGGTTTTTATAATATCTCACCAGGGACATTAAGGTCAAGAAAGAAAAGGAAAAGAGAGAAAAGGGGGCATCCATCAGCTTTTCATTATATTGGTTTGTTATTTGTTGAAAGCTTTGAAAATGTGGTTTTGTTTTTAGATGGCGGCGGCATCCTTAACCCTTTTTAGAAGGGATTCTTTACCAAGTATGGCAAAAAGCCTGTCGAGTTCAGGACCCCAGGTCTTACCGGTTATTGCCGCTCGTATAGGCATGAATAACCTTTGTCCCTTTAATCCCGTTTTATTACTGACAGCATCGACAATACATCTGTATAAATTATCTTCCGTACAATCTTCTGACATCAACGCTTCATGAAGGGATTTTACAACCGTCGAGGCGTACCCCTCCTTAAGGATTGATGCGGCATCTTCCAGAATTTCATACTTCTCATCAAAAAATACATCAATATATTCTCCGGCTTCGGAAAGTGTACCGAGGTTGCCCTTTATAGCCTCCACTAGGGAATGAAGCCACCGGCGATCCATAGTATCACAATCATATCCCGCATCCTCAATAAAAGGGGTCAATAGCTCAGTCAGTCTCTCAGTATTACATTTTCTTATGTATGCTTTGTTCAGCCATATCAGTTTATCCTCATCAAAAATTGCTCCGCTTCTACCAGCCTTTTCCAGAGAAAAAACGTTGATAATTTCATCAATGGTGCAGATTTCCCTTACCCCGGCAAAGGAACTTCCAAGAATTGAAAGGTAATTCAAAAAAGCATCGGGCAAAATACCCTTATCCCTGAAAGCCTTAACCGAAACGGCGCCATGCCGCTTGCTCAGCTTTGAGCGGTCTTTTCCTAAAATAAGTGAATGGTGCGCGAATAGGGGGGGCTTAAAACCGAGCGCTTTATAGATAAGCAGTTGAAGGGGGGTATTAGAAAGGTGATCCTCTCCTCTGATTACATGTGTTATTTCCATGAGATGGTCATCGATAACAACAGCAAAGTTATAGGCTGGAACACCGTTGGAACGCACTACGATAAAATCTCCCATCGAATCACAATCAAATTTCATACCACTACGGATCAAATCGCTAAACTCAACGATGCCTTCTCCAACCTTGAAGCGAAAGGCCGACCTTCTCCCCTCACCTTCAAGCCTTCTCTTTTCCTTGTCAGAGAGATTTTTACATCTTCCCATATACCGCGGCATCATCCGCTTCGAAAGAAGGGCTTTCCTCTCTGCTTCAAGTTCATCATCGGTACAGTAACAGCGATATACCCTATCTTCTTCTATAAGTTTTTTCAGGTAATGGTCATATATATCAAGCCTTTCAAACTGGTGATACGGGCCAAATTCACCATTTTTTTCAGGTCCCTCGTCCCAGTCAATAGAAAGCCATCTCAAGTCCTGAAGAATCCCTTTTTCAAATCTTTCTGACGTCCTTGCCCTATCGGTATCCTCAATCCGGACGATAAAATCTCCCCCATAATGTCTGGCGAAGAGCCAATTGAAAAGGGCGGTTCTGGCATTTCCTACATGAAGATCCCCGGTAGGAGAGGGTGCAAATCTTACTCGTGGTTTCTCAGACATTTTTGTTGACCTGTTATAAGTATTGAGCATTCAGTATGCAGTATGCAGTTGAGAGCTTTGCAAAACTGCAATTCTGGTCATTGCGAGGAGCTTTAGCGACGCGGCAATCTTATGAATTATCAATATGTTATGAGATTGCTTCGCTTCGCTCGCAATGACAATGTTGGTATTATGCAAAGCTCTCGCAGTATTCAGTAAAAAAGCCCAAGTTTAAAACAGATTTTCTTTATCTTAACAATGGGCAATCACC
This window contains:
- the gltX gene encoding glutamate--tRNA ligase yields the protein MSEKPRVRFAPSPTGDLHVGNARTALFNWLFARHYGGDFIVRIEDTDRARTSERFEKGILQDLRWLSIDWDEGPEKNGEFGPYHQFERLDIYDHYLKKLIEEDRVYRCYCTDDELEAERKALLSKRMMPRYMGRCKNLSDKEKRRLEGEGRRSAFRFKVGEGIVEFSDLIRSGMKFDCDSMGDFIVVRSNGVPAYNFAVVIDDHLMEITHVIRGEDHLSNTPLQLLIYKALGFKPPLFAHHSLILGKDRSKLSKRHGAVSVKAFRDKGILPDAFLNYLSILGSSFAGVREICTIDEIINVFSLEKAGRSGAIFDEDKLIWLNKAYIRKCNTERLTELLTPFIEDAGYDCDTMDRRWLHSLVEAIKGNLGTLSEAGEYIDVFFDEKYEILEDAASILKEGYASTVVKSLHEALMSEDCTEDNLYRCIVDAVSNKTGLKGQRLFMPIRAAITGKTWGPELDRLFAILGKESLLKRVKDAAAI